A stretch of Brevundimonas naejangsanensis DNA encodes these proteins:
- a CDS encoding TrmB family transcriptional regulator, with protein sequence MSPEDALIPLGFTETEALAYCELLRAGPSTGYRIAQGIGKAQANTYKTLSTLAQKGAVIDDGGEPRAFRAVAPDQLISALSGRFADQAHAAADALARLKSPEPQDRYYQLRSPDQVWTQAEAMIDAATETVLFDCFPQVEARLAPAFARAAARGVAVMGIVYDEDPNRAGGYQVIRSRTAEGVLARWPGAALRLACDASEHLLCLLAHDLSEVRNALWSDSIYLAVHEHYALAAELRLHALPLTEPKFAPQLSIAGLHPPGLRRLLGLTADSNGADS encoded by the coding sequence ATGTCGCCCGAAGACGCCCTCATCCCGCTCGGCTTCACCGAGACCGAAGCCCTAGCCTACTGCGAGCTGCTGCGCGCCGGGCCGTCGACCGGCTATCGGATCGCCCAGGGCATCGGAAAGGCGCAGGCCAACACCTACAAGACCCTGTCGACCCTGGCCCAGAAGGGGGCTGTCATTGACGACGGCGGCGAGCCCCGAGCGTTCCGCGCTGTGGCGCCGGATCAGTTGATTAGCGCCTTGAGCGGGCGTTTCGCCGACCAGGCCCACGCGGCCGCCGACGCCCTGGCCCGGCTCAAGTCGCCCGAGCCCCAGGATCGCTACTATCAGCTTCGCTCGCCGGACCAGGTCTGGACCCAGGCGGAGGCCATGATCGACGCGGCGACCGAGACGGTGCTGTTCGATTGCTTCCCGCAAGTCGAAGCGCGTCTGGCGCCTGCCTTCGCTCGCGCGGCCGCGCGCGGCGTAGCGGTGATGGGCATAGTTTATGACGAGGATCCCAACCGCGCCGGCGGATATCAGGTCATCCGTTCACGGACGGCGGAAGGCGTCCTGGCGCGCTGGCCGGGAGCCGCATTGCGATTGGCCTGCGACGCCTCCGAACATCTCCTTTGCCTTCTCGCTCACGACCTGTCGGAGGTCCGTAACGCCCTATGGAGCGACAGCATCTACCTGGCGGTCCACGAACATTACGCCTTGGCGGCCGAGCTTCGCCTCCACGCCCTGCCGCTAACCGAGCCGAAATTCGCGCCTCAACTCTCCATCGCCGGCCTTCATCCGCCGGGGCTGCGTCGCTTGCTGGGCCTCACCGCCGACAGCAACGGCGCGGACTCATGA
- a CDS encoding alkaline phosphatase D family protein codes for MPAADRREFLAAAAASFGAALVMAGPVRAGSRVVRPAPERFPQGVASGDPQPDSVILWTRRPPVAGRDGGALTVETAEDEGFRRVVARASVTPLEAADWTCRALVAGLKPGRAYWYRFIDADGAASRTGRTFTAPNEDDAAAARFAFVSCQNINLGYATPYRRMIAEDADKPEAERLRFVLHLGDFIYEMIWSPKDQPTLQGRTVREIGPLPTGARVGTIQVPTTVADYRHVYQAYLADPDIQDARALWPFICVWDNHEFSNRCWQSQINYDGSRPAQSLKAAANQAWFEYIPARVRGATQGLERFLPPTVKDAPLTDFDADGLSHQADNQAAINSLQINRALRWGANVELILTDNRSFRSQAAAERADAAPFAVRGFPWYAAQDAVEVLDAGRALPGGAPETIRFGGQDLPNPRRDASPGSMLGARQKQWLKERLTGSTARWKLWGNSVGMLHRRTDWQNLPEGVEADWPSEGYGLYGTDDWCGYPAERRELLAFLEAQGVTNVATLVGDRHSFFAGLLSPDLPPRAYRPTAAEFVVGSISTPSSFEAAEAALPLDRPLSPAYLHRPAEGGPVQPAMNLAVRHGVRACYALKATGRVEDALAVSNPEVAPHLAFADLGGHGYAVVVASHDALEVEFVATPRPQRPAEGEAGIPLAYRVAHRLPAWSPGQTPRLERIRQEGHAPLVLELDATA; via the coding sequence ATGCCTGCTGCCGACCGTCGTGAATTCCTGGCCGCCGCCGCGGCCTCCTTCGGGGCCGCCCTGGTCATGGCCGGTCCCGTCCGCGCCGGATCGCGGGTCGTGCGGCCGGCGCCCGAGCGCTTCCCCCAGGGCGTGGCCTCGGGCGACCCGCAGCCGGACAGCGTCATCCTGTGGACACGCCGACCGCCGGTCGCGGGTCGGGACGGCGGCGCCCTGACCGTCGAGACGGCCGAGGACGAGGGCTTCCGCCGCGTCGTCGCCCGGGCCTCGGTCACGCCGCTGGAAGCCGCCGACTGGACCTGCCGGGCGCTGGTCGCCGGGCTGAAGCCGGGACGGGCCTACTGGTACCGCTTCATCGACGCCGACGGCGCGGCCAGCCGCACGGGCCGCACCTTCACCGCCCCGAACGAGGACGACGCCGCGGCCGCCCGCTTCGCCTTCGTCAGCTGCCAGAACATCAACCTGGGCTACGCCACGCCCTATCGGCGCATGATCGCCGAAGACGCGGACAAGCCCGAGGCCGAGCGCCTGCGTTTCGTCCTGCATCTGGGCGACTTCATCTATGAGATGATCTGGTCGCCCAAGGACCAGCCGACCCTGCAGGGGCGCACGGTGCGCGAGATCGGCCCCCTGCCGACCGGCGCCCGCGTCGGGACCATCCAGGTCCCGACCACCGTGGCCGACTATCGCCATGTCTATCAGGCCTATCTGGCCGACCCCGACATCCAGGACGCGCGCGCCCTGTGGCCTTTCATCTGCGTTTGGGACAATCACGAGTTCTCGAACCGCTGCTGGCAGAGCCAGATCAACTACGACGGATCGCGCCCGGCCCAGAGCCTGAAGGCGGCGGCCAACCAGGCCTGGTTCGAATACATCCCCGCCCGCGTGCGCGGCGCCACCCAGGGGCTGGAGCGCTTCCTGCCGCCGACGGTGAAGGACGCGCCGCTGACCGATTTCGACGCCGACGGCCTGTCGCACCAGGCGGACAATCAGGCGGCGATCAACAGCCTGCAGATCAACCGCGCCCTGCGCTGGGGCGCCAATGTCGAGCTGATCCTGACCGACAATCGCTCCTTCCGCTCGCAGGCGGCGGCCGAGCGGGCGGACGCCGCCCCCTTCGCCGTGCGCGGCTTCCCCTGGTACGCGGCCCAGGATGCGGTCGAGGTCCTGGACGCGGGCCGCGCCCTGCCCGGCGGCGCGCCCGAAACGATCCGCTTCGGCGGTCAGGACTTGCCCAACCCACGCCGCGACGCCTCTCCCGGCAGCATGCTGGGCGCCCGCCAGAAACAGTGGCTGAAGGAGCGGCTGACCGGCTCGACCGCGCGCTGGAAGCTGTGGGGCAATTCGGTCGGCATGCTGCACCGGCGCACCGACTGGCAGAACCTGCCCGAGGGGGTCGAGGCCGACTGGCCGTCCGAGGGCTATGGCCTCTACGGCACGGACGACTGGTGCGGCTATCCGGCCGAGCGACGCGAACTGCTGGCCTTTCTCGAAGCTCAGGGCGTGACCAATGTGGCGACCCTGGTCGGGGACCGCCACAGCTTCTTCGCCGGCCTGCTGTCGCCGGACCTGCCGCCGCGCGCCTATCGCCCGACGGCGGCCGAGTTCGTGGTCGGCTCGATATCGACCCCGTCCAGTTTCGAGGCGGCGGAGGCCGCCCTGCCGCTGGACCGGCCGCTGTCGCCCGCCTATCTGCACCGCCCGGCCGAGGGCGGGCCGGTGCAGCCGGCCATGAACCTGGCGGTGCGCCACGGCGTGCGCGCCTGCTACGCCCTGAAGGCGACCGGCCGGGTTGAGGACGCCCTGGCCGTCTCCAATCCCGAGGTCGCGCCGCACCTGGCCTTCGCCGACCTGGGCGGCCACGGCTACGCCGTCGTCGTCGCCTCACATGATGCCCTGGAGGTCGAGTTCGTCGCCACGCCGCGCCCCCAGCGCCCGGCCGAGGGCGAGGCCGGCATCCCCCTGGCCTATCGCGTGGCCCATCGCCTACCCGCCTGGTCCCCCGGCCAGACGCCCCGGCTGGAGCGCATCCGCCAGGAGGGCCATGCACCCCTGGTCCTGGAGCTGGACGCCACCGCATGA
- a CDS encoding GNAT family N-acetyltransferase — protein MSTRNPSLRFHPADALPLGELTLLWREVYANYPVPLPFTEDELGRFIALSGIDLRLSQIAVVDDAPVGLSLSARTADAAWIGGFGVIDSHRRTGVGLALMRHQCRELEDAGVRAMRLEVMAANRARRLYATAGFIDRRRLFSFNSPAVGRGGADPLVVLQPDQLPALHRRLHVGASAAPWQREIGGVMRAVERDRLTILGWSHESRIAAYAVELTSGGVSRLIDAAAEDDRAAEALVASLATRTRGRRLSLGDEPAESPIAQTFRRFGAAPRIQRYEMLRLGRATAGSARHEDVLAAYA, from the coding sequence ATGAGCACGCGCAATCCCTCCCTCCGTTTTCATCCGGCCGACGCCCTGCCGCTGGGCGAACTGACCCTGCTGTGGCGCGAGGTTTACGCCAACTATCCTGTTCCCCTCCCCTTCACCGAGGACGAGCTGGGCCGATTCATCGCCCTGTCGGGCATCGATCTGCGCCTGTCGCAGATCGCCGTCGTCGACGATGCGCCGGTGGGCCTGTCGCTGTCCGCGCGGACTGCCGACGCGGCCTGGATCGGCGGCTTCGGGGTGATCGACTCGCATCGCCGCACGGGGGTCGGCCTAGCCCTGATGCGGCATCAGTGCCGCGAGCTTGAAGACGCCGGGGTCCGCGCCATGCGGCTGGAGGTGATGGCCGCCAATCGCGCGCGCCGCCTCTACGCCACGGCGGGCTTCATCGACCGGCGACGCCTGTTCAGCTTCAACAGCCCGGCGGTCGGCCGAGGCGGAGCGGACCCCCTGGTCGTGCTTCAACCCGATCAATTGCCGGCCCTGCATCGCCGCCTGCACGTCGGCGCCAGCGCCGCGCCCTGGCAGCGCGAGATCGGCGGCGTGATGCGGGCCGTGGAGCGCGACCGCCTGACCATCCTCGGCTGGAGCCACGAAAGCCGCATCGCCGCCTACGCCGTCGAGCTGACCTCGGGCGGGGTGTCGCGGCTGATCGACGCCGCGGCCGAGGACGACCGCGCGGCTGAGGCCCTGGTGGCGTCCCTGGCCACGCGCACGCGCGGCCGCCGCCTGAGCCTGGGCGACGAACCCGCGGAATCGCCTATCGCCCAGACCTTCCGGCGGTTCGGCGCCGCCCCGCGCATCCAGAGATACGAAATGCTGCGGCTCGGCCGCGCCACCGCCGGTTCGGCGCGGCACGAGGACGTCCTGGCCGCCTACGCCTGA
- a CDS encoding DUF885 domain-containing protein, producing MIDARRMNRRGVLAAGSGLALAAAAGPVWAGAKDADARLDALLDAQLQAWLDRAPELVTGLGLDVGARAAQRFKLADRSQAAAVEGRDKAAADLAAVRAVDPASLSPEARLSRDIALFQLECTAAYRAFPFHKSEGWRESPYIVSQIGGVYSMTPDFLDAQHPVKTAQDVDAALSRMAAFAVALDQDTDRAEANAAAGIVPPDFLLDGALAQLKALRDGQARDKAMIRSLTRRARDQGLDDPEAAAIALFEGPIRRALTRQIAALERHRARAVHDAGIGSRLPDPEAYYALNLKTYTTTAYSADEIHRIGRDQVAELTGRLDGLLKAQGYTKGTVGERIAALNREPRFLFANTDAGRAELLAYLEAEMARVRARMPEVFATVPRGGFEIRRIPVEIESGAPGGYASAGSLDGTRPGIYYINLKDTADWPRWSLKTLTYHEAAPGHLFQGALAREAGDLPLYRRLTGFSAYSEGWGLYAERLADEMGFYDDDPFGRIGYLQSFLFRAARLVVDTGLHAKGWSREEAIRYMTATAAEPENRAAREIERYCAAPGQACAYKLGEIEIARLRAEAERRPGFSLKAFHDRVVMSGPMPMTVLASRS from the coding sequence ATGATCGACGCAAGGCGCATGAACCGGCGCGGCGTGCTGGCGGCGGGCTCGGGCCTGGCGCTGGCTGCGGCCGCCGGCCCGGTCTGGGCGGGGGCGAAGGACGCGGACGCGAGGCTGGACGCCCTGCTGGACGCCCAGCTTCAGGCCTGGCTGGACCGGGCTCCCGAACTGGTGACGGGCCTCGGCCTGGATGTCGGCGCGCGCGCGGCCCAGCGCTTCAAGCTGGCCGACCGATCGCAGGCCGCGGCCGTGGAGGGCCGTGACAAGGCGGCGGCCGACCTGGCCGCCGTGCGCGCGGTCGATCCGGCGTCCCTCTCCCCCGAGGCTCGCTTGAGCCGCGACATCGCCCTGTTCCAGCTGGAGTGCACGGCGGCCTATCGGGCCTTCCCCTTCCACAAGTCCGAAGGCTGGCGCGAGAGCCCCTACATCGTCAGCCAGATCGGCGGCGTCTATTCCATGACGCCGGACTTCCTGGACGCCCAGCATCCGGTGAAGACGGCCCAGGACGTCGACGCCGCCCTGTCGCGCATGGCCGCCTTCGCTGTGGCCCTGGACCAGGACACCGACCGGGCCGAGGCCAACGCCGCCGCCGGCATCGTGCCGCCCGACTTCCTGCTGGACGGCGCCCTGGCCCAGCTGAAGGCCCTGCGCGACGGCCAGGCGCGGGACAAGGCCATGATCCGCTCTCTGACGCGCCGCGCGCGCGACCAGGGGCTGGACGATCCCGAGGCGGCGGCCATCGCCCTGTTCGAGGGGCCGATCCGCCGGGCCCTGACGCGCCAGATCGCGGCCCTGGAGCGCCACCGCGCCCGCGCCGTCCACGACGCGGGGATCGGTTCGCGCCTGCCGGACCCGGAGGCCTATTACGCGCTGAACCTGAAGACCTATACGACCACGGCCTATTCGGCGGACGAGATTCACCGCATCGGCCGCGATCAGGTGGCGGAGCTGACCGGCCGCCTCGACGGCCTGCTGAAGGCCCAGGGCTACACCAAGGGCACGGTGGGCGAGCGCATCGCCGCCCTGAACCGCGAGCCGCGCTTCCTGTTCGCCAATACCGACGCCGGACGCGCCGAGCTGCTGGCCTATCTGGAGGCGGAGATGGCCAGGGTCCGGGCGCGGATGCCCGAGGTCTTCGCCACGGTTCCGCGCGGCGGCTTCGAGATCCGCCGCATCCCGGTCGAGATCGAGAGCGGGGCGCCGGGCGGCTACGCCTCGGCGGGCAGCCTGGATGGGACGCGGCCGGGCATCTACTACATCAACCTGAAGGACACGGCGGACTGGCCGCGCTGGAGCCTGAAGACCCTGACCTATCACGAGGCGGCGCCCGGCCACCTGTTCCAGGGCGCCCTGGCGCGCGAGGCGGGGGATTTGCCGCTGTATCGTCGCCTGACCGGCTTCTCGGCCTATTCCGAGGGCTGGGGCCTGTACGCCGAACGTCTGGCCGACGAGATGGGCTTCTACGACGACGATCCCTTCGGCCGCATCGGCTATCTGCAGAGCTTCCTGTTCCGCGCCGCGCGCCTGGTGGTCGACACAGGCCTGCACGCCAAGGGCTGGAGCCGCGAGGAGGCGATCCGCTACATGACCGCCACGGCCGCCGAGCCCGAGAACCGCGCCGCGCGCGAGATCGAACGCTACTGCGCCGCGCCTGGCCAGGCCTGCGCCTACAAGCTGGGCGAGATCGAGATCGCCCGTCTGCGGGCCGAGGCCGAGCGCCGTCCCGGCTTCTCGCTCAAGGCCTTCCACGACCGCGTCGTGATGTCCGGACCCATGCCCATGACGGTGCTGGCGTCGCGGAGTTGA
- a CDS encoding YybH family protein, translating to MNLDRRLTLALAGAALLPATRVAARGPDDRWAEGVFQLYRGLINSHDFDLLERHVIAPDAVFVFSDRREEGIAAVRAGFERTWSILPDEVYEMTDPEWLIDGPDAAACAFRYSYRGTLADGRPLSGGGQGINLFRRAEGRWRLTFEQLTPDTRTAKA from the coding sequence ATGAACCTTGATCGCCGCCTGACCCTGGCCCTTGCCGGCGCCGCCCTGCTGCCCGCCACGCGGGTCGCCGCGCGCGGCCCCGACGACCGTTGGGCCGAAGGGGTGTTCCAGCTGTATCGCGGCCTGATCAACAGCCACGACTTCGACCTGCTGGAACGCCATGTCATCGCCCCCGACGCCGTCTTCGTCTTCTCGGACCGGCGCGAGGAAGGCATCGCCGCCGTGCGCGCCGGTTTCGAGCGCACCTGGTCCATCCTGCCGGACGAGGTCTATGAGATGACCGATCCCGAATGGCTGATCGACGGCCCCGACGCCGCCGCCTGCGCCTTTCGCTACAGCTATCGCGGCACCCTGGCCGACGGCCGGCCCCTGAGCGGAGGCGGCCAGGGGATCAACCTGTTCCGCCGCGCCGAGGGGCGCTGGCGGCTGACCTTCGAACAACTGACGCCCGACACGCGCACGGCCAAGGCCTGA
- a CDS encoding retropepsin-like aspartic protease, which yields MKISALLLSAAVLATAVPALAETAPSAETLLQRHAAWRGGSAFDGLTGLSQSGTVTTTGLQGVARLWLAVGPDGVRRSRQTAELGPVHEEAGVTEAGGWARTMSGQIETLSREQAEEELNAAALMLGRLPRGARPSVGAAEVLDGRTCLPVAADAGRWRYELLIDGADGALCGVRLSAPGESRTILYSDWRWVDGVRLPFHQAVDDDDDNSDGQVVIDSLTVNPSLGDAVFARPQAVQVVRFDPGRTDSGWLDFELFSQRRLFIPVTIQGQTVEAMLDSGAEVTVVDRAFAEKIGLVAQGGVTAIGTGGTETVSIARGFDVRLGGAELKGVTVAVMDLSAIAQALGRPVPVLLGKEMMNQAITDIDFAARRIRLVAPEAFVPPPGTVELPLTPVKGLRALPVVIEGGPTVMAMFDLGNGTPVALFPGYAAEARLAEGRRVSAVMAGGVGGAAPAALFNLNSLSIGGHVFESVPATVRGEGVWARDDAAANVGMPILSRFRLMIDFGGDRLFLLPGPDMARPLARDRSGLNTIVRDGKRVVRFVAPGSPAEAGGWKAGDVIVDIDGGGIDPENHWGEAAAGRTVTLTLEGGERRALTLADYF from the coding sequence ATGAAGATCTCCGCCCTCCTCCTGTCTGCCGCGGTCCTGGCGACCGCCGTCCCCGCCCTCGCCGAGACCGCCCCGTCGGCCGAGACCCTGCTGCAGCGCCACGCCGCCTGGCGCGGCGGCAGCGCCTTCGACGGCCTGACGGGCCTCAGCCAGTCGGGGACGGTGACGACCACGGGCCTGCAGGGCGTGGCGCGGCTGTGGCTCGCCGTCGGCCCGGACGGCGTGCGGCGCTCCCGGCAGACGGCCGAACTGGGGCCGGTGCATGAAGAGGCGGGCGTCACCGAGGCCGGGGGTTGGGCCCGCACCATGAGCGGCCAGATCGAGACCCTGTCACGCGAGCAGGCCGAGGAGGAACTGAACGCCGCCGCCCTGATGCTGGGGCGGCTGCCGCGCGGCGCGCGTCCCAGCGTGGGCGCGGCCGAGGTCCTGGACGGGCGGACCTGCCTGCCCGTGGCGGCGGACGCGGGGCGATGGCGCTATGAATTGCTCATCGATGGCGCCGACGGCGCCCTGTGCGGGGTGCGCCTCAGCGCGCCGGGCGAGAGCCGCACCATTCTCTATTCCGACTGGCGCTGGGTCGACGGCGTGCGTCTGCCCTTCCATCAGGCGGTGGACGACGACGACGACAATTCCGACGGCCAGGTCGTGATCGACAGCCTGACGGTGAACCCGTCGCTGGGCGACGCCGTCTTCGCCCGGCCCCAGGCCGTGCAAGTGGTCCGCTTTGATCCCGGCCGCACCGACAGCGGCTGGCTGGATTTCGAACTGTTCTCGCAGCGCCGCCTCTTCATTCCCGTGACCATCCAGGGCCAGACGGTCGAGGCCATGCTCGACAGCGGGGCCGAGGTCACGGTGGTCGACCGCGCCTTCGCCGAGAAGATCGGCCTGGTCGCCCAAGGCGGGGTCACGGCCATCGGCACCGGCGGAACCGAGACCGTATCCATCGCGCGCGGCTTCGACGTCCGCCTGGGCGGGGCGGAGTTGAAGGGCGTGACCGTGGCGGTCATGGACCTGTCGGCGATCGCCCAGGCCCTGGGCCGCCCCGTGCCGGTCCTGCTCGGCAAGGAGATGATGAACCAGGCGATCACTGACATCGACTTCGCCGCGCGTCGGATCCGCCTGGTGGCGCCCGAGGCCTTCGTGCCGCCGCCGGGCACGGTCGAGCTGCCCCTGACGCCGGTCAAGGGCCTGCGCGCCCTGCCCGTGGTCATCGAGGGCGGGCCGACCGTCATGGCCATGTTCGACTTGGGCAACGGCACGCCGGTTGCCCTGTTTCCGGGCTATGCCGCCGAGGCGCGGCTGGCGGAAGGACGGCGGGTCTCGGCCGTTATGGCGGGCGGGGTCGGGGGCGCGGCGCCGGCCGCCCTGTTCAACCTGAACAGCCTCAGCATCGGCGGCCATGTTTTCGAGAGCGTGCCAGCGACCGTGCGCGGCGAAGGCGTCTGGGCGCGCGACGACGCGGCGGCCAACGTCGGCATGCCGATCCTGTCGCGTTTCCGCCTGATGATCGACTTCGGCGGCGACCGGCTGTTCCTGCTGCCGGGGCCGGACATGGCCAGGCCGCTGGCGCGCGACCGCTCGGGCCTGAACACCATTGTGCGCGACGGCAAGCGCGTCGTCCGCTTCGTCGCGCCGGGCTCTCCGGCCGAGGCGGGCGGATGGAAGGCGGGCGACGTCATCGTCGACATCGACGGCGGCGGCATTGATCCCGAGAACCACTGGGGCGAGGCTGCGGCCGGGCGCACCGTGACCCTGACGCTGGAGGGCGGCGAGCGCCGCGCCCTGACCCTGGCCGACTATTTCTGA
- a CDS encoding M13 family metallopeptidase: MKLRTVLAAASALSLLAACSSPDAGRVEHKAPVYGTFGFDAAGMDRAVRPGDDFFAFANGGWVKTTEIPADRSVWNTFGVLAEKADGRVLELITQARAGKDKDAAKVADFYASLMDAAAAEAKGVQPIQAELARIAALNDRRGLSAYLGGVMRADVDPLNATNYYTDRPLGLWVAQDLDEPERYAPYLMQGGLGMPDRDYYLDPAPRFADLRRQYQAHVAATLRLAGLDQADARAARVMALETRIARSHWSQLDTGDVQKANNTWTKAQFAQRAPGLDWDAFFAAAGLAQLQTIKVWQTDAVTGLSALAASEPMEAWRDYLAFHAIDRAAPWLSKAFVDQHFAFHGQALSGTPQQSPRWKKAVAATNGALGDAVGRMYVARYFPPEAKAEVEAMVTNIKAAFARRIEGLEWMSPETKSEAQAKLKAMRVGVGYPDKWRDYSDLTVRADDAFGNLERSSLLEYRRQLAKLGRPVDRGEWFMVPQEVNALFAPSQNSIIFPAAILEPTFFDPNADPAVNYGAIGGVIGHEITHGFDNLGSQFDARGRLRDWWTASDKARFTAATDLLIAQYDAYKPFADAQVNGRLTLGENIADVAGLSAAYDAWKLSLKGAEAPVLDGFTGDQRFFLGWAQNYRSRYRDAALRRRLLTDVHAPGPYRADAARNLDAWYAAFDVQPGEALYLAPAKRVPVW; this comes from the coding sequence ATGAAACTGCGCACCGTCCTGGCCGCCGCCTCGGCGCTCAGCCTGCTGGCCGCCTGTTCCAGCCCCGACGCGGGCCGGGTCGAGCATAAGGCTCCCGTCTATGGGACCTTCGGCTTCGACGCCGCGGGCATGGATCGGGCGGTGCGGCCCGGCGACGACTTCTTCGCCTTCGCCAACGGCGGCTGGGTCAAGACGACCGAGATCCCGGCCGACCGCTCGGTGTGGAACACCTTCGGCGTCCTGGCCGAGAAGGCCGACGGCCGGGTGCTGGAGCTGATCACCCAGGCGCGCGCCGGCAAGGACAAGGACGCCGCCAAGGTGGCCGACTTCTACGCCAGCCTGATGGATGCGGCGGCGGCCGAGGCCAAGGGCGTCCAGCCGATCCAGGCCGAGCTGGCGCGCATCGCCGCCCTGAACGACCGCCGCGGCCTGTCGGCCTATCTGGGCGGGGTGATGCGGGCCGACGTCGATCCGCTGAACGCCACCAACTATTACACCGACCGGCCGCTGGGCCTGTGGGTGGCCCAGGACCTGGACGAGCCGGAGCGCTACGCTCCCTATCTGATGCAGGGCGGGCTGGGGATGCCGGATCGCGACTACTACCTGGACCCGGCCCCGCGCTTCGCCGATCTGCGCCGCCAGTATCAGGCCCATGTGGCCGCGACCCTGCGCCTGGCGGGCCTGGACCAGGCCGACGCGCGCGCCGCCCGCGTCATGGCGCTGGAGACCCGCATCGCCCGCAGCCACTGGAGCCAGCTGGACACCGGCGACGTGCAGAAGGCGAACAACACCTGGACCAAGGCCCAGTTCGCCCAGCGCGCGCCGGGTCTGGACTGGGACGCCTTCTTCGCCGCTGCGGGCCTGGCTCAGCTGCAGACGATCAAGGTTTGGCAGACCGACGCCGTGACCGGCCTGTCGGCGCTCGCCGCCTCCGAACCGATGGAGGCCTGGCGCGACTACCTGGCCTTCCACGCTATCGACCGCGCCGCGCCCTGGCTGTCCAAGGCCTTCGTCGACCAGCATTTCGCCTTCCACGGCCAGGCCCTGTCGGGCACGCCGCAGCAGTCGCCGCGCTGGAAGAAGGCGGTGGCGGCCACCAACGGCGCCCTGGGCGACGCCGTCGGCCGCATGTACGTCGCCCGCTATTTCCCGCCCGAGGCCAAGGCCGAGGTCGAGGCCATGGTGACCAACATCAAGGCCGCCTTCGCCCGCCGCATCGAGGGGCTGGAGTGGATGTCGCCCGAGACCAAGTCTGAGGCCCAGGCCAAGCTTAAGGCCATGCGCGTCGGCGTCGGCTATCCTGACAAGTGGCGCGACTATTCCGACCTGACGGTGCGGGCCGACGACGCCTTCGGCAATCTCGAGCGGTCGAGCCTGCTCGAATACCGCCGCCAGCTGGCCAAGCTGGGCCGGCCGGTCGATCGCGGCGAGTGGTTCATGGTCCCGCAGGAGGTGAACGCCCTGTTCGCCCCGTCGCAGAACTCCATCATCTTCCCGGCCGCCATCCTGGAGCCGACCTTCTTCGACCCGAACGCCGACCCGGCGGTCAACTACGGCGCCATCGGCGGGGTGATCGGTCATGAGATCACCCACGGCTTCGACAACCTGGGCTCTCAGTTCGACGCGCGCGGGCGGCTGCGCGACTGGTGGACGGCCTCGGACAAGGCGCGCTTCACCGCCGCCACCGACCTGCTGATCGCCCAGTACGACGCCTACAAGCCCTTCGCCGACGCCCAGGTGAACGGGCGGCTGACCCTGGGCGAGAACATCGCCGACGTGGCGGGGCTGTCGGCGGCCTACGACGCCTGGAAGCTGTCGCTGAAGGGGGCCGAGGCGCCGGTGCTGGACGGCTTCACCGGCGACCAGCGCTTCTTCCTGGGCTGGGCCCAGAACTATCGCAGCCGCTATCGCGACGCGGCCCTGCGCCGCCGTCTGCTGACCGACGTGCACGCGCCCGGCCCCTATCGCGCCGACGCCGCGCGCAACCTGGACGCCTGGTACGCCGCCTTCGACGTCCAGCCTGGCGAGGCGCTGTACCTCGCGCCGGCCAAGCGCGTGCCGGTGTGGTGA